Genomic DNA from Methanosarcina sp. MTP4:
GCCCGAGGAAAAACCCTCCCAGAATGATGAGTCCCAGTATCAATAGGGGAACCACTCCTGAACTGCCTCCGTCCAGGGTAGCCAGGTGCATCTGTTTAGTTTTCATGTAGGCAGGGATCAGCAAAGCCCCCAGAAGGTAATAGATTCCGAGGAGCATCATAACGGTTCCCAGGGTCTCGGGAGTCTTGCCCATTTTCCTGAAAATGAGGGAAGAGCCTACAACCGAGATGAAAAAAGCAGTTCCTACAAGAAGTCCGATCTTCAACCCGCCTATGTCAAGGGTGGAAGCCAGCAGCAAGCAGGATACCGCAAGAGCCGTCAGGCAGACAGGGCAGGGCATTGAGATGGCGAGGAAGGTATGCCTTGAAACATCCTTTCCCGAGTTCCACTTTTTCTGGGTGTAAATCCCGGCTCCAATGAGAAACAGGGAAACGATCACGTGAATCCCCATGCCCATCGATGAAATTTTTTCAAAACTATCCATGCTTATGTTATCCACAATACTTCCAAAGAGCAGGGCCAAA
This window encodes:
- a CDS encoding DUF2162 domain-containing protein; the protein is MDSAVLTVIGILIGILIFGLKTGLGCGFSNLKTREILAVGSSYFFLALLFGSIVDNISMDSFEKISSMGMGIHVIVSLFLIGAGIYTQKKWNSGKDVSRHTFLAISMPCPVCLTALAVSCLLLASTLDIGGLKIGLLVGTAFFISVVGSSLIFRKMGKTPETLGTVMMLLGIYYLLGALLIPAYMKTKQMHLATLDGGSSGVVPLLILGLIILGGFFLGHVRSEQ